Proteins from one Emys orbicularis isolate rEmyOrb1 chromosome 2, rEmyOrb1.hap1, whole genome shotgun sequence genomic window:
- the PABPC1 gene encoding polyadenylate-binding protein 1 isoform X1, translating to MNPSAPSYPMASLYVGDLHPDVTEAMLYEKFSPAGPILSIRVCRDMITRRSLGYAYVNFQQPADAERALDTMNFDVIKGKPVRIMWSQRDPSLRKSGVGNIFIKNLDKSIDNKALYDTFSAFGNILSCKVVCDENGSKGYGFVHFETQEAAERAIEKMNGMLLNDRKVFVGRFKSRKEREAELGARAKEFTNVYIKNFGEDMDDERLKELFGKFGPALSVKVMTDESGKSKGFGFVSFERHEDAQKAVDEMNGKELNGKQIYVGRAQKKVERQTELKRKFEQMKQDRITRYQGVNLYVKNLDDGIDDERLRKEFSPFGTITSAKVMMEGGRSKGFGFVCFSSPEEATKAVTEMNGRIVATKPLYVALAQRKEERQAHLTNQYMQRMASVRAVPNPVINPYQPAPPSGYFMAALPPTQNRAAYYPTSQLAQLRPSPRWTAQGARPHPFQNMPGAIRPAAPRPPFSTMRPASSQVPRVMSTQRVANTSTQTMGPRPAAAAAAATPAVRTVPQYKYAAGVRNPQQHLNTQPQVAMQQPAVHVQGQEPLTASMLASAPPQEQKQMLGERLFPLIQAMHPTLAGKITGMLLEIDNSELLHMLESPESLRSKVDEAVAVLQAHQAKEAAQKAVNNPTGVPSV from the exons CTGAACGAGCTTTGGATACCATGAACTTCGATGTCATTAAAGGAAAGCCAGTGCGCATCATGTGGTCTCAGCGTGATCCATCTCTACGCAAAAGTGGTGTTGGAAACATCTTCATCAAGAACTTGGACAAATCAATTGATAATAAAGCTTTGTATGATACATTTTCTGCTTTTGGAAACATCCTCTCCTGTAAG GTAGTATGTGATGAAAATGGGTCCAAGGGTTATGGATTTGTACATTTTGAGACACAGGAAGCAGCAGAAAGAGCTATTGAAAAAATGAACGGTATGCTGCTTAATGACCGCAAAGT ATTTGTTGGAAGGTTTAAATCCCGTAAAGAACGAGAAGCAGAACTTGGAGCTAGAGCAAAGGAGTTCACCAATGTTTACATCAAGAATTTTGGAGAAGACATGGATGATGAAAGACTTAAGGAACTCTTTGGCAAGTTTG GCCCTGCCTTAAGTGTGAAAGTTATGACCGATGAGAGTGGAAAATCCAAAGGCTTTGGCTTTGTTAGCTTTGAAAGACATGAAGATGCCCAGAAA GCTGTGGATGAGATGAATGGAAAGGAGCTCAATGGAAAGCAAATTTATGTTGGTCGGGCTCAGAAAAAAGTGGAAAGACAAACAGAGCTCAAGCGCAAATTCGAACAAATGAAGCAGGACAGGATCACCAGATACCAG ggaGTAAACCTTTATGTGAAAAATCTTGATGATGGGATTGATGATGAACGTCTAAGAAAAGAATTCTCCCCATTTGGTACAATCACTAGTGCAAAG gtcATGATGGAAGGTGGCCGCAGCAAAGGGTTTGGGTTTGTATGCTTTTCTTCACCAGAAGAAGCAACCAAAGCTGTCACAGAAATGAATGGTAGAATTGTGGCCACTAAACCATTATATGTAGCTCTAGCCCAACGCAAAGAAGAGCGCCAGGCTCACCTCACCAACCAATATATGCAGAGAATGGCAAGCGTGAGAGCAGTACCTAATCCTGTAATCAACCCCTACcaaccagcacctccttcagGTTACTTCATGGCAGCTCTCCCACCG ACTCAGAACCGTGCTGCATATTATCCAACTAGCCAACTTGCTCAACTCAGACCAAGTCCTCGCTGGACTGCTCAGGGTGCTAGACCTCATC CATTCCAGAACATGCCTGGTGCTATCCGCCCAGCAGCACCCAGACCACCATTTAGTACCATGAGGCCAGCTTCTTCACAGGTTCCACGAGTCATGTCAACACAACGTGTTG CTAATACATCAACACAGACAATGGGTCCAcgtcctgcagcagctgctgctgcggcCACTCCTGCTGTACGCACCGTTCCACAGTACAAGTATGCTGCAGGTGTTCGTAATCCTCAACAACATCTTAACACACAGCCACAGGTTGCTATGCAGCAG CCAGCTGTCCATGTGCAAGGTCAGGAACCCTTGACTGCTTCCATGTTGGCTTCTGCCCCTCCACAAGAACAAAAGCAGATGTTAG GTGAACGGCTGTTTCCCCTTATTCAAGCTATGCACCCTACTCTGGCGGGTAAAATCACTGGTATGTTGTTGGAGATTGACAACTCTGAACTCCTTCATATGCTTGAGTCTCCTGAGTCTCTTCGTTCGAAG GTTGATGAAGCTGTAGCTGTACTACAAGCCCACCAAGCTAAAGAGGCTGCTCAGAAAGCAGTTAACAATCCTACTGGGGTTCCAAGTGTTTAA